A single genomic interval of Spinacia oleracea cultivar Varoflay chromosome 6, BTI_SOV_V1, whole genome shotgun sequence harbors:
- the LOC110790599 gene encoding uncharacterized protein, whose amino-acid sequence MKFMQAFKDSANSHEDTSFTSPRSNPTRTLGMNPKLTFPEFDSKNPRFWVKKCCKYFSLCKIPDEQKVDLPSLNTIDKAGGWMMNYLSVKKTVIVDWNDFVADLYARFRDNSTHNVVENFNKLQQSGSLEDYIDDFENLRSIMMMNNHILPDAYMLESFIGGLKLAVKPFFKALKPGSITDAIDLARLQEEYLNHKCQFKEPQLFTVEISGDGVEETSDSVEIYVGDTEISEPLISMSALSGSQGFTTMRVRGVLEAIPPQANTVPDGNHLACQHICKGFTWAMQDTIFEADVLLIPLGSFDMMEFCLNGKQILLKGIPSKKLKVIEGEPSSKVFSTAAHLCLIQVQDRSYLGSVTHTPQTLVADELKELQLTYQMVFKDPTELPPLRGVFDHPIPLLPDATPMNIRPYRYPLKQRDIIGKKDGTWRLCIDYRELNNRTVKNKFPIPVIDELLDELSGATVFSKLDLRSGYHQMKVHPPDIYKTTFKTHTGHYEFLVMPFGLTNAPASFQNWMNQVFKPLLRKCVFSLFYDILVYSMTLEEHWTHLAMVFELMKSNHMFAKLNKCVFATDKVEYLGHYISAAGVQTDPNKFSTVRSWPIPTTVKDLRGFLGLAGYYRKFVRAQISIGYCSCIDKQFIVETDASHKGIGAVLMQEGHPLAFISRTIDPKWQQLSCI is encoded by the exons ATGAAGTTTATGCAAGCATTCAAGGATTCTGCAAACAGTCATGAGGATACTTCCTTCACCAGTCCCAGGTCCAATCCAACAAGAACATTAGGTATGAATCCAAAGTTAACTTTTCCTGAATTTGATAGCAAGAATCCTAGATTCTGGGTGAAGAAGTGTTGCAAATACTTTTCTCTGTGTAAAATTCCTGATGAACAGAAGGTTGATCTACCTTCTCTTAACACGATTGATAAAGCTGGAGGTTGGATGATGAACTATCTATCTGTCAAGAAAACTGTGATAGTTGATTGGAATGACTTTGTAGCTGATTTGTATGCTAGGTTCAGAGATAACTCTACACATAATGTGGTAGAAAATTTTAACAAACTACAGCAAAGTGGCTCATTAGAAGACTATATTGATGATTTTGAAAATCTGAGGTCCATTATGATGATGAACAATCACATTTTAcctgatgcatacatgttggaAAGCTTTATTGGAGGACTCAAATTAGCTGTCAAACCATTTTTTAAAGCTCTCAAACCTGGTTCTATTACTGATGCCATAGATTTGGCTAGGTTACAGGAGGAATATTT AAATCACAAGTGCCAATTCAAGGAACCCCAACTATTTACAGTGGAGATCTCTGGAGATGGAGTTGAGGAGACCAGTGATAGTGTGGAGATATATGTGGGAGACACAGAGATAAGTGAACCATTAATTTCCATGAGTGCATTATCTGGAAGTCAAGGGTTTACTACTATGAGAGTTAGAGGTGTG TTGGAAGCCATTCCACCCCAAGCCAATACAGTACCTGATGGCAATCACCTAGCTTGTCAACACATTTGCAAAGGTTTTACTTGGGCAATGCAGGATACTATCTTTGAAGCTGATGTTCTGCTTATCCCCCTAGGTAGCTTTGATATG ATGGAGTTTTGCCTCAATGGGAAACAAATATTGCTTAAGGGTATTCCAAGTAAGAAGCTGAAAGTTATTGAAGGGGAACCATCTTCCAAGGTGTTTTCCACAGCTGCTCACTTGTGTTTGATACAAGTACAAGACCGATCTTACTTGGGTTCAGTAACTCACACCCCACAGACATTGGTTGCTGATGAATTAAAGGAACTACAGCTTACCTACCAGATGGTGTTTAAGGATCCTACAGAGTTACCACCCTTAAGAGGAGTGTTTGATCACCCCATACCATTACTACCAGATGCTACTCCTATGAATATTAGGCCATACAGATATCCCTTGAAGCAAAGAGACATCA TAGGGAAGAAAGATGGTACTTGGAGATtgtgtatagactacagggagttAAATAACAGAACTGTAAAGAACAAGTTTCCTATTCCAGTGATTGATGAACTATTGGATGAATTATCAGGTGCTACAGTGTTTTCCAAGTTAGACCTTAGGTCTGGTTATCATCAGATGAAGGTTCATCCTCCTGACATTTATAAGACaactttcaaaacacatacTGGCCACTATGAATTTTTAGTCATGCCATTTGGCCTCACTAATGCACCTGCCTCATTTCAGAACTGGATGAATCAGGTATTTAAGCCTCTTCTCAGAAAGTGTGTTTTCAGTCTTTTTTATGACATTTTGGTGTATAGCATGACACTTGAGGAACACTGGACTCACTTGGCAATGGTCTTTGAACTAATGAAGTCTAACCACATGTTTGCAAAATTGAACAAATGTGTGTTTGCAACTGACAAAGTAGAGTATTTGGGCCACTATATTTCAGCTGCTGGTGTTCAGACTGACCCAAACAAATTTAGTACTGTTCGGAGTTGGCCTATTCCCACTACTGTCAAAGACTTAAGAGGATTCTTAGGGTTGGCAGGTTATTACAGGAAGTTTGTGAGAG CTCAAATCAGTATTGGTTACTGCTCCTGTATTGATAAGCAATTCATTGTGGAGACTGATGCTTCTCATAAAGGTATTGGTGCTGTTTTAATGCAGGAAGGTCATCCCTTGGCCTTTATAAGCAGAACTATAGATCCTAAATGGCAACAACTATCATGTATATGA